The window TATCTTATTGTAAGTTTACATATAAgcattctcattttcatttatcaGGTGCTGGTGAGTCCAGTAAGCCCGGGTGTGTCCTCAAGAGGTTGATAACCTCTGAAACAACAATCTGGAAAATAGTGATAGTTTTGATGACCATTTCAATTCTGTCCTTTTCAGAAGCTACCACTAAAGAAAGCCAGTGTTTTAGGAAGTTTTAGGAAATTGTTTCCATTCTTTATCTGAAATTTTACACttattatatgaaattaaaacaaactaGCCTTATCTAAATAAAGTTTCCTATTCTCTAAGCTGCTCCTACCATCTATGAAGCAAGAGAAATTTAAAGTTCTAATTTAAAAGGAACCTCTTTTCAGCTCTTCCCAAGTGGAATAAAATCACTTCTGTACTAGTATCAACAGATTATTAGAATAGAGCTGTTGTAAAGCAAGATTTGCATGAATTATCCGTTTGTGAATGACCTAGTTGACTTGGTAAACTGAAGTTACCTGGAAAAATGTAATATTTCAAATCTGTAATTAAAGccgttttattgtatttttaatcctTTAGAACATTACGCTATAGAAGATAAACCTGGAGAATTGGTTTTACAAACAATAGAAGAAGAATCATTGTTTGAAGCAGCTTATCCTGAGATTGTTGCTGTTTACCAAAAACAAAAGTCACAAATTAAaggcaagaaacagaaaagtaagTGTCACATTTGATGACTATTTAGTCTGCACATAAATATTACAAAAGAGCGACCCGTCTTATTTCAATCTATCTTGTCCAAATTTTGCTGAAAGTTCTGTAAAATCAAGAGTAAGGATtgtactttttcttctttgcctcgacacagtttgttttaaaatctaaaagCCAAGAATAGACCATTCTGCTCTGAGTCTGCTAACTTAACTGTTAGTAATTACTAACCACTTATTGAGCAACtagtatatataacatattttggattataaatacattttctttatttcccagAACTCAGTGAGGAACTTACAACATTATTTTATAACATGCCACTCAATTATAACattgtttccaaaataaaatattttataatattttattaataattattttataattatgtataaCAGTTTTCAGGAATGCTCTGagacaaaaaaggcaaaaattgaTCATACAGAAGATTTTTGATCTGAGCTCTTTAATTTGTTTACCCATATTAGGAGagtaaaatagattttaattgtattatatatatttttttctttcaggcatGAAAACTAAGTCTAAAGGAAACAATTTGCCAGAATCAGATGATATGATGACTTTTCAATCACACATGACTTTAAAACCCACATGTGAAATCTTTTCTAAGCAGAATTCCAAGTTAAATTTGGAAATTTCCCCTGATTCTACATTACCCCAGGAATCTACTTCTGTGTCATTGAATACCTTGCTTTTACCTGAAGATGCTCCCTGTTTGAATACACAAGAACAGTTAATATCTTCTCCAAGACCTTTGGCTGTGCAGCAAATTAAAGCTATCAGTAAGTCTCTGATTGCAGAATCTAATCAACCCAGTACCTCATCCCATAATATATCTGCAATTGCTGATCTGCACTTGAGCACCATTGACTGGGAAGGTACTTCTTTTAGTAATTCTTCAGCTATCCCAGGGAACACTTTTGCTCATGGTGTAAAATCAGAACTTGAAACAGCTATCCCtgatagctttaaaaatattacagagcAATTGTCATGTGAATCAGAATGGTGCACTACAAACATTAATAAACTGTTCGATTGGGATCTTCAAAAGACTGATCCTGAAGAGCACCTACTTTCTGGCATTACTGATTTACATCTTCAGGATTTACCTTTAAAGGAACGAATACATATAAAATCATCATATCCTCAGAATAATGTACAACCAGATAATGATCTGAAAACATTGTCCCTACTTACTGTACAAGAACACTGTATTGCTAATAGTAGTTCTGAATGTCTATCACATCTTTCAAAAGATCTTCTAGgaattcatttgcaaaatgaatcTAGAAACTGTAAAGTCCTAAAAGGAAACCAGCTGTTtcaagaaaactataaagcaaatACTTCTATACCTTATTCTGTCAATAACCCAATAGTAAAGATCTCCAATGTTAGAATTGGACCACCAAATACTGCTTTAGATTATAGTAGGAAAGTTGATGTGCAAACCACTCGGAAAACTGATATGAAGAAGAGTGTTTCCCTTGACAAACATTCCTCTGGTGAAGAAATTATCCCAGAGTCTGGGAAAGCTAAGTCCACAACTCAAAAAATGAAGCAGAGCTCTCAGAAACATAGCCCAGCCCAGTTCAAAAAAAATGATGCCAACAAATTGAGAAACCCTAAAGCACATATTAAAGAAACTGAACAGTGTGTCCAGCCTTATAAAACAGCTGGAAATGAAGAAACCTGTTTCCAAGATGCAGCAAAAGGGTCTCTGAGTTTTCTACAGTGTCGTAAGGAAAAAGACGTCTCTGGTACCTGTTTGGATAGTCCTCTTCCTTTAAGTCAGAGATTAAAACTAAGGTTCCAAAACAcctgaaattaaatttaaaatattcaagtatAACTTAGTATTCTAGTACTGTTGGCATTAGCAGAAGCAGAAGGAAGGTATCTAGTTAATGTATAGTAGAAAAATTTAATGTGATTCTATATGTTGTGAGATACTTGACATTTTAATcaaaactgtaataaaaaatgTTACCTAAAACTTTGGTTTTAAAAGACGATCCTCTGCAGTGAAAACTTCagataatgtatatttttataacatacttttttcattaaaaaaatctttatcgaTTATTCTTAAGTTATAtccttaaaatatttgtatactaCTAGACAGAGTAAATGCtccattcatttgcttatttttactcATTTCTTCCACAAGCCCCTAAAGCATTTTTTGATATTCCAGCTTGTTCCCAAGGGATAACTCTTTATAATTGCCTGCATTCTCACAACATCTTCTGTTGTGCCTTTCTGAGAGTTATATTTGCTTTCAATGTGAAGATACTTTCAGCTGCTCTTCCAGTTTCAATAATCTTATTCTCTTTTGTGAGggacaaaaaaaatggaaaaggaggaTGATGATCAATATATATAGTGAAAATCATGGTTGTGGTAGCTGAATAAACTGAGGAAATCTACTTCTTATGTATCCCCAGAAGTCCACAGGTATGCCAAGTGGAAAAAGATTTGGAAAATAGAATGTATAATCAGAAAAAGATTTGGAAAATAGAATGTATAACCAGAAGCAAGATTAGGAACTTGCTCAGGATCATACATGTAATTAATAGTGGTATGGGAACCAGATTTCTTGCCTCTCAATTCATTGctttttctgttaaaatttttctttgatagcacttttttcttccccttttgttTTAACAATGCATCTATACAATATCAACTACAGTACCTCCAAATATTaagctattcatttatttatttagcattcaAAAAGTCTAGAGGGAACCAGATTGGAAAGATAAAAGTAAAACCGTTACtacttgcagatgacaagatCTTGTGTTTATGAAATTCTGAGGAATTCACTAAAagctattagaactgataaatgagttcagcaaggttgcaggatacaggataaatatataaacatcagttgtatttctatacccTTCTAATGAATAATACTAAATGaaattaaggaattttttttacaacaacaacaaaaagaataaaatactttggaataaatttaacaatagAAGTACAAAAtttttactctgaaaactataacatatcattgaaagaaatgaaagaaaacctaaataaatgaaaagacatcccatgttcgtggatcagaagacttaatattaagATGACAATACTCCCCAAACTAATTtgcacattcaatgcaatccccatcaattCTGGCTAATTTCTTTGCAGAAACcaataagctgattctaaaatatatacgGAAAATTAAGGGATACAGAATAGGCAAAATgatccttaaaaaacaaaagaaatggcaGGACAGGACTTGCCCTTTCtgattctgatttcaaaacttaccacaaagctacagtaatgaagaatGTGTTGAATGGCATAAAGGTAGACATACAGATCAGTGGGATTAGAACTGAAGGTCCAGAAATATGTCCTCACGTTTATGTTCAGTTGATTTTCAACCAGAGTTCCAGGACAATTCAATCGGGAAACAGTAGTCCTTGAGCAAATTCTACTGgtacaactggatatccacatgcaaaagaatgaagtttgatCTCCACCTCATACAAtataaagaaacacacaaaaatgggtcaaagacctaaatgtcagatctaaaactataaaactcagaagaaaacattGACATAAATCTCTGTGACTTTGACTTAGGCAagagtttcttagatatgacaccaaaaactcaggcaagaagaaaaaataaattgaacttcatcaaaaccAGAAACATTTGTGCTTCAGGGGacatcatcaagaaaatgaagagacagcccacaaaatgggagaaactatttgtaaATCATAAATGTAATAAAGGGGCTTATATCTAGAGGGACTCAtgtaaagaacacttacaactcaataataaaaagacaaaagtgggtaaaatatctgaatagatatttcttcaaagaagatatacaaatggccaacaagtggATTAAAACATTCTCAACATAATTAGTCATCAGAaaagtacaaatcaaaaccacaaagaaatgccACTTCACAACAAATAaaatggctagaatcaaaaagacaaagtgtttggtgaggatgtgaaccCTCATAacctgttggtaggaatgtaaaatgggtcaaccactatggaaaaagaCTGTTGGTTTCTCACATCGTTAAACATagttagcatatgatccagcaaatccactcccaggtgtatacccaagagaaatgaagacacacCCACACAAACTTGTAAATAAATGTCCATAGTGGCATTATTCACAATCGTCtaaaagtggaaacaattcaaatgcccatcaactgatgaatggatatacAAAATGTGGCATTTCAATACAACGAAAtattggcaataaaaagaaatgaagtgctgTTACATATTACAATGTGAAGTTTGAaagcatgctaagtgaaagagaccagtcacaaaagaccatatattatatgattcagtTTTATGAAGTGTTCCAAACAGGCAAATCTAtaatatatagaaacacaaagtaGACTCATGGTTGCCAAAggctggcagggaggggaggttgaggaaggagaagggaaataACTGCTTGTAAGATGGGTTTTGGGGGGAGTGGGTGATGATGAAGATGTTCTAGAATTGATTGTGATGATTGTGAAAgtttgaatatactaaaaccattgAATTCTGCAATTTAAGTTGATAAATtctgtggtatgtgaattatatcacaataaagcggctttaaaaacaaaaagaaattgtgGAGAGTTTTACCTGTCCAAACTCTTTAATATCTAAAATGCATATAGTCTAACCTCACTGTCATATATGCACTGCCATCATTACTGTCTAGATTTGAAAATAAGTCCAGAAAAGTGAAGAGATTTATTTTCCCAAGACTGGAGATGGAATTGTGTTTATTTATCTAGTATTTATTTCATTATGCCATGTTGTAAAATTAGGATCAAATTTGGAATACATATGAAGTTTTGTGCTTTTCTGAAGTTATgatcttggggtttttttgaaaattctaaaaatatataaaatactttgaaTCAAGTGTAACATTGTTTTAGAAAAGTGTCTTGTCTGCAGAgaacttaatatatataaaatcttactGGGCAAGGAGAGTACTAAATAAAGGCAGTCAGTCCACTGCTCTCAAGAAACCCACCTATTCTAATTGaactgatacattttttaaaacctagTGATTATTTGTATTGATATAAGTGTATACCTTTGAGCAATGTGGAGGATTAGGGGCACCAACACTTACCCCCACGCTGCACAGTCAAAAATCCTTACAGAGCTTTACAGTCGGTCCTCCGTATTTGCAGTTACACATCCCAGACTCAACCAtccacagatcatgtagtactgtagtatttatttattgaaaaaaatttcgCCTAAGAGTGGATCtgcgcagttcaaacctgtgttgttcaagggtcaactgtatttactTTTTAAGGTAATACTTCTGTGTGGTTAATTAAAAAGGTGAAACAGTACAAAAATACAGAGAGTGAAAAAGTCAATCTCCTTTCCATCTTTAATGCTCAGACTCCAATTCTTGCATCTAGAGGCAAACACAGTTTCTAATTTCTTGTAGATCCTTCCAGAGGTGTTCTGTACCAACATATTAATGTATCTTAGAAATTTCCCATATCAGTAAATATGATGTCTCACTCTTTAATGACATCAATATCCCTATGTGTATATCTTTGCTCAGATGCCTAGAGCTATATAGTAGATGTGAATGTCATGTTTGATTTTAACTGTTGATAAATGTAcaattgaaacatttttaaatctcTAGAGCTAACTAAACTATTGAAATTCAGATATGTGAACTAAATCATGTGAATGCTTTTAAAACTCATATTTGACTTTGCTGTAAGcttcctcttttaaaattttcccatTTGCCCTTAAATAGTTTAGCATAATTGTAAATGACATGAATTTACATATGAAAATAACAAATGTACTTTGAAGACCTGACATTAGAAAAAGCTGACAGTATGGCTACCAAGAGTGTTATTTCCATGGTAAAATCACATTTTAGAGTTTGACCAGTTTTGAACTAGTACCACATATTTTTAGTAATCTCAATTTTAAATGCCCATGTAATGTAAGTTCTTAATTTTTCAAGGAATCATGCTTTTGACATAAATTGGACATTAATTACTTCGTAGGTGTGTGTACAGCTCTAAGTTCTGAGGTTAGAGTTGTACAAAGACCCAATACTCTACATTGAAGGGGATGAGTATGAAATTTTACTTTGGagtaattaattttgttttgaacTGCTCACCTGATCCCACACCCAGTCAATTTATGTTCTCAGAAATAAACCTAAAGACTCAATTCCTTTttcactgactttttttcttttttgaagtttaatttaCATACAGCAAAATCCACTCATTTTAAGTGTAAAGGTTGATGAATTTTGGTAATTGTATACAGTTGTGTAACTTCCGCCACAATCAAGATATGGAAAAGTTCCATCACCCCTAAGTTTCCTTACGTTCCTTTGCAATTAAGCCTCTCTCCCAAGCCTTGATCCCAGACAACAACTGGTACTCTTTTCTCACTAtggtttgccttttctagaatttatatACATGGGACCATATAGTATATAGTCTCTGTATTTGACTTTCTACTTAGCATGTTTTTAAGACTTATCTATGTTGTCTATATTAATATCTTGTTCCATTTCATTGTAGAATTGTATGACATAATATTAATATAccataattttttattctttcatcagttgatggaaaaATAAGGTTGTtttcacattttggctattatggataGTGTAGCCATGAATATTCAGATATTAGGTCTTTAGGGGGacacacattttcatttcttttggataaatatctaAGAGTGAGATTGCAGGTTCATATGATCagcatatgtttaattttttaagatactaccaaactcttccaaagaagcATTGTGTTCCCACCATAAGGGTTTCAATTATGCTACATTATCACCAAAACATAATATTGTCAATCATTTTCACTTCAGTCATTCTAATTAGTGtatagtggcatctcattgtggctatatttgtcttttcctgatAACTGGTGGATTAATTAACATATGCATATTggtcattcatatatcttcttttgtgaaattcaattctttttgccaatttttaaattgggtaGTTTGTCTTCTTGTTATTCAATTATAAgtgttccttatttttttctagataCCAGATGTGTTTTGCAAAAATTGTATCCCTgcgtctgtcttttttttttttttttttttttaagaaattgttgGTGACTTCGTTTACCCTGTAAacccctgccctcccagaggcaggggatgtgttttatttatttttatttttttattttttttaattctttttttttcttaagaccatacttcattcagatttcttttgcttttatttttttttaattttatttatttatttatttatggctgtgttgggtcttcgtttctgtgcgagggctttctctagttgcggcaagtgggggccactcctcatcacggtgcgtgggcctctcattatcgtggcctctcttgttgcggagcacaggctccagatgcgcaggctcagtaattgtggctcacggggctagctgctccgcggcatgtgggatcttcccagaccagggctcg is drawn from Mesoplodon densirostris isolate mMesDen1 chromosome 14, mMesDen1 primary haplotype, whole genome shotgun sequence and contains these coding sequences:
- the GEN1 gene encoding flap endonuclease GEN homolog 1 isoform X1; amino-acid sequence: MGVNDLWQILEPVKQHVHLHSLGGKTIAVDLSLWVCEAQTVKKMIGTVMKPHLRNLFFRISYLTLMDVKLVFVMEGEPPKLKADVISKRNQIRYGPSGKTWSQKTGRSHFKSVLKECLDMLECLGIPWVQAAGEAEAMCAYLNASGYVDGCLTNDGDAFLYGAQTVYRNFTMNSKDPHVDCYTMSTIESKLGLDRNALVGLAILLGCDYLPKGVPGVGKEQALKLIKILKGQSLLQRFNQWNEKICYSNSQPAVVSKLAHCSVCSHPGSRKDHERNGCKLCKTDRYCEPHDYEYCCPCEWHRTEHERQLNAVENSIKKKACSCEGFPFHEVIQEFLLNKDKLVMAIRYQRPDLLLFQRFTLEKMEWPSHYACEKLLVLLTHYDMIERKLGRRNPNQLQPLRIVKNRIRNGVHCFEIEWEKPEHYAIEDKPGELVLQTIEEESLFEAAYPEIVAVYQKQKSQIKGKKQKSMKTKSKGNNLPESDDMMTFQSHMTLKPTCEIFSKQNSKLNLEISPDSTLPQESTSVSLNTLLLPEDAPCLNTQEQLISSPRPLAVQQIKAISKSLIAESNQPSTSSHNISAIADLHLSTIDWEGTSFSNSSAIPGNTFAHGVKSELETAIPDSFKNITEQLSCESEWCTTNINKLFDWDLQKTDPEEHLLSGITDLHLQDLPLKERIHIKSSYPQNNVQPDNDLKTLSLLTVQEHCIANSSSECLSHLSKDLLGIHLQNESRNCKVLKGNQLFQENYKANTSIPYSVNNPIVKISNVRIGPPNTALDYSRKVDVQTTRKTDMKKSVSLDKHSSGEEIIPESGKAKSTTQKMKQSSQKHSPAQFKKNDANKLRNPKAHIKETEQCVQPYKTAGNEETCFQDAAKGSLSFLQCRKEKDVSGTCLDSPLPLSQRLKLRFQNT
- the GEN1 gene encoding flap endonuclease GEN homolog 1 isoform X2 produces the protein MGVNDLWQILEPVKQHVHLHSLGGKTIAVDLSLWVCEAQTVKKMIGTVMKPHLRNLFFRISYLTLMDVKLVFVMEGEPPKLKADVISKRNQIRYGPSGKTWSQKTGRSHFKSVLKEGVPGVGKEQALKLIKILKGQSLLQRFNQWNEKICYSNSQPAVVSKLAHCSVCSHPGSRKDHERNGCKLCKTDRYCEPHDYEYCCPCEWHRTEHERQLNAVENSIKKKACSCEGFPFHEVIQEFLLNKDKLVMAIRYQRPDLLLFQRFTLEKMEWPSHYACEKLLVLLTHYDMIERKLGRRNPNQLQPLRIVKNRIRNGVHCFEIEWEKPEHYAIEDKPGELVLQTIEEESLFEAAYPEIVAVYQKQKSQIKGKKQKSMKTKSKGNNLPESDDMMTFQSHMTLKPTCEIFSKQNSKLNLEISPDSTLPQESTSVSLNTLLLPEDAPCLNTQEQLISSPRPLAVQQIKAISKSLIAESNQPSTSSHNISAIADLHLSTIDWEGTSFSNSSAIPGNTFAHGVKSELETAIPDSFKNITEQLSCESEWCTTNINKLFDWDLQKTDPEEHLLSGITDLHLQDLPLKERIHIKSSYPQNNVQPDNDLKTLSLLTVQEHCIANSSSECLSHLSKDLLGIHLQNESRNCKVLKGNQLFQENYKANTSIPYSVNNPIVKISNVRIGPPNTALDYSRKVDVQTTRKTDMKKSVSLDKHSSGEEIIPESGKAKSTTQKMKQSSQKHSPAQFKKNDANKLRNPKAHIKETEQCVQPYKTAGNEETCFQDAAKGSLSFLQCRKEKDVSGTCLDSPLPLSQRLKLRFQNT